From the Iodobacter fluviatilis genome, one window contains:
- the flhB gene encoding flagellar biosynthesis protein FlhB gives MAEASNGDKTEKASPQKLKNARKEGQIVRSREVASAVGLLASLKVFALLAPSYLVDFDALFKLAFSSLDQPGSLDHVWSGLFSGSFLLLLKMLLPLAIIPLMIILASLYPGGWIFSGKQLMPKFERMNPLSHFGRIFSAQHASEQIKAIIKVLILGVVLFYISRDSLPQFFSLQELTLTEALNGAAQLLFDALFSFCLVFILFAAIDLPLQIFLFMRKQKMSKQEQKDEYKTSEGRPEIKQRIRQIQQQLAQRSIRKAIPSADVIIVNPRHYAVALKYDENRAQAPFIVAKGMDEMAMYIRQLAEINKIDIVPIPPLARAIYKTTQVNQQIPAPLFKAVAQVLTYVLQLKAFRSGGRRVAPLLPDDLGISPELAEIKEPA, from the coding sequence ATGGCTGAAGCGTCTAATGGCGATAAAACAGAAAAAGCCAGCCCACAGAAACTCAAAAACGCCAGAAAAGAAGGGCAGATTGTCCGCTCGCGCGAAGTGGCTTCTGCCGTGGGTTTGCTCGCCAGCTTGAAAGTATTTGCCCTGCTGGCTCCCAGCTATTTAGTTGATTTTGATGCACTATTTAAGCTGGCTTTTAGCTCGCTAGATCAGCCAGGCAGCCTCGATCATGTTTGGTCTGGCCTATTTAGCGGCAGCTTTCTTTTGCTGCTTAAAATGCTGCTGCCTTTAGCCATCATTCCGCTGATGATTATCCTAGCCTCGCTTTATCCGGGCGGCTGGATTTTCTCTGGTAAGCAGCTGATGCCTAAATTTGAGCGCATGAATCCGCTTTCACACTTTGGGCGGATATTCTCTGCCCAGCATGCCAGCGAGCAAATCAAAGCCATTATCAAGGTCCTGATTTTAGGCGTTGTTTTGTTTTATATTAGCCGGGACAGCCTGCCTCAATTCTTTAGCCTGCAAGAGCTCACCCTGACCGAAGCGCTTAATGGCGCTGCGCAATTATTATTTGATGCGCTATTTAGCTTTTGCTTGGTGTTTATCTTATTTGCCGCCATTGATTTGCCGCTGCAAATATTTTTGTTTATGCGTAAACAAAAAATGAGCAAACAAGAGCAAAAAGACGAATATAAAACCAGCGAAGGCCGGCCAGAAATTAAACAACGCATCCGGCAAATTCAGCAGCAATTAGCCCAGCGCAGTATTCGCAAAGCTATCCCTAGCGCGGATGTGATTATCGTCAACCCGCGCCATTATGCGGTGGCTTTAAAGTACGACGAAAACCGGGCTCAAGCGCCCTTTATTGTGGCCAAGGGCATGGATGAAATGGCCATGTATATCCGCCAGCTGGCCGAAATCAACAAAATAGATATTGTGCCGATTCCGCCGCTAGCCCGTGCTATTTATAAAACCACTCAGGTCAATCAACAGATCCCTGCGCCCTTATTTAAAGCCGTGGCGCAGGTGCTGACCTATGTATTGCAGCTCAAAGCTTTTCGCAGCGGCGGCCGCCGTGTTGCTCCCCTATTACCGGATGATTTGGGCATTTCGCCAGAATTAGCAGAGATTAAAGAACCAGCATGA
- the fliR gene encoding flagellar biosynthetic protein FliR translates to MDSLIKELLAILPLLWWPFCRYMAGFSFAPLIGEAMVPVRARIGLSLVLSVITLPLMQKTQISIDPFSMHWILATFAQVIIGLIFGMAFQLVMTILSILGFLISSQMGLSMAVMNDPMSGSSSDVISTLLYLLGALLFFAMDGHLVIVQIIYGSFKLWPVADGINFVSLKMLAQSLSWVFAAALLLAIPSIFSTFIVQLGLGLLNRVAPALNLFSLGFPLITLFGLFTLGLISRFIPGHYSQLSEKILQMIEQMLHGGVHG, encoded by the coding sequence ATGGACTCCCTGATTAAGGAATTACTCGCAATCCTACCCCTGCTCTGGTGGCCTTTTTGCCGCTATATGGCGGGGTTTAGTTTTGCGCCCTTGATAGGCGAAGCCATGGTGCCGGTGCGGGCGCGGATTGGTTTATCGCTGGTGCTCAGCGTCATCACCCTGCCCCTTATGCAAAAAACCCAAATCAGTATTGATCCCTTTTCTATGCACTGGATTCTTGCCACCTTTGCACAGGTGATTATCGGGCTGATTTTTGGCATGGCGTTTCAACTGGTGATGACCATCCTCTCCATCTTGGGCTTTTTGATTTCATCGCAAATGGGCCTGAGTATGGCGGTAATGAATGATCCTATGAGCGGCAGCTCATCCGATGTGATTTCCACCCTGCTGTATTTATTAGGCGCGCTGCTGTTTTTTGCCATGGATGGGCATCTGGTGATTGTGCAAATTATCTACGGCAGCTTTAAGCTGTGGCCGGTGGCCGATGGGATTAATTTTGTATCGCTCAAAATGCTGGCGCAAAGCCTGAGCTGGGTGTTTGCCGCTGCCCTGCTGCTGGCGATCCCGAGTATTTTTTCTACTTTTATTGTGCAGCTTGGCCTTGGCTTACTTAACCGCGTAGCCCCAGCTTTAAATTTATTCTCTCTGGGCTTTCCCCTTATTACCCTGTTTGGCCTGTTTACCCTTGGCTTGATCAGCCGTTTTATTCCAGGCCACTATAGCCAGCTCAGCGAAAAAATCTTGCAAATGATTGAGCAAATGCTGCATGGGGGCGTGCATGGCTGA
- the flhA gene encoding flagellar biosynthesis protein FlhA produces the protein MKALAPYLSALKQFKLAAPLFLLAMLAMIILPIPPLVLDLLFTFNIVLAIIVMLVAVSVKRPLDFSAFPSIILATTLLRLTLNVASTRVVLLHGHQGTEAAGRVIEAFGKVVIGGNFVVGMVVFVILMIINFIVVTKGAERIAEVSARFTLDAMPGKQMAIDADLNAGLINQEQAQRRRRDIATEADFYGSMDGASKFVRGDAIAGILILLINLIGGVAIGAAMHDLSMGEAFRLYALMTIGDGLVAQIPALLLSAAAAIVVTRVSDSGDMQEQIGEQLLASPTVLLSAAGIMFVLAIIPGMPVVPFLAFAALLAYSGWKMHLNAEKNPKPAQDLKAIESALLSSDEAELDWQALPYVDVLSISLGYKLVSLMDKEQGAPLSKRIRGVRQTLSENMGILLPHIAMRDDLRIKPSQYTIRLNGSVVAQAEVFSDHLMAIPSPEVYGNLDGIPGVDPAYGMPVTWIASSDKANALGLGYQVIDCPSVIATHLNKVIRSHLAELFRHDDVSALSERLTVLAPKLAAALNTALNANQLLRVYRYLLEENVSLKDIVPIATTLVDAADNAKDPIMLAAEVRCTLKRQIAQAILGNKSGIKAFNLSAELENMLLGSLSQAQQNGKVALDSFPIDPNVLGQLQSNMPLVREQLKQQSAPPILLVMPQIRPLLARYGRLFAPGLHVLSYNEIPDNYDVSLVGTMG, from the coding sequence ATGAAAGCACTCGCCCCCTATTTAAGCGCCTTAAAGCAATTCAAGCTGGCAGCACCACTATTCTTGCTGGCCATGCTGGCGATGATTATTCTGCCGATTCCGCCGCTGGTATTAGATCTTTTATTCACCTTTAATATTGTGCTGGCGATTATTGTGATGCTGGTGGCGGTATCGGTGAAAAGGCCACTGGATTTCTCTGCCTTCCCAAGCATTATTCTGGCCACCACCCTGCTGCGGCTGACGCTCAATGTCGCCTCTACCCGTGTGGTCTTACTGCACGGCCATCAGGGTACGGAAGCCGCGGGCAGGGTGATCGAGGCCTTTGGTAAGGTGGTGATCGGCGGTAATTTTGTGGTGGGGATGGTGGTGTTTGTCATCCTGATGATCATTAACTTTATTGTGGTCACCAAGGGGGCCGAGCGCATTGCCGAAGTCTCGGCACGCTTTACGCTGGACGCCATGCCCGGCAAGCAGATGGCGATCGATGCTGATCTGAACGCGGGGCTGATTAATCAGGAACAAGCCCAGCGCCGCCGCCGTGATATCGCCACCGAAGCCGATTTTTATGGCTCGATGGATGGCGCATCCAAATTTGTACGCGGGGATGCCATTGCCGGTATTTTGATTCTGCTGATCAATCTGATTGGTGGAGTGGCGATTGGCGCGGCCATGCACGATTTAAGCATGGGTGAAGCGTTCCGCCTTTACGCGCTGATGACGATTGGTGATGGCCTTGTGGCACAGATCCCAGCCCTGCTACTGTCTGCTGCAGCCGCAATTGTAGTCACTCGCGTCAGCGATTCTGGCGATATGCAGGAGCAAATTGGCGAGCAGCTGCTGGCATCCCCCACGGTGCTATTGAGTGCCGCAGGCATTATGTTTGTGCTGGCGATTATCCCCGGTATGCCGGTCGTACCCTTTCTGGCCTTTGCTGCTCTGCTGGCTTATTCCGGCTGGAAAATGCATCTGAATGCAGAAAAAAACCCTAAGCCAGCCCAGGATTTAAAAGCCATCGAATCGGCGCTGCTCAGCAGCGATGAGGCCGAGCTGGATTGGCAAGCCCTGCCTTATGTCGATGTGTTATCCATATCGCTGGGTTATAAATTAGTCAGCCTGATGGATAAGGAGCAAGGTGCGCCGCTGAGTAAACGTATCCGTGGCGTGCGCCAGACGCTGAGCGAAAATATGGGGATATTGCTGCCGCATATCGCCATGCGCGACGATCTGCGCATCAAGCCATCGCAATACACCATCCGCCTCAACGGCAGTGTGGTGGCGCAGGCCGAAGTATTTAGCGATCACTTAATGGCCATTCCCTCGCCCGAGGTTTACGGCAATCTGGACGGTATTCCCGGCGTAGACCCTGCCTACGGCATGCCGGTCACCTGGATTGCCAGCAGTGACAAAGCCAATGCGCTGGGGCTGGGTTATCAGGTCATCGACTGCCCAAGCGTGATTGCCACCCACTTAAATAAAGTCATCCGCAGCCATCTGGCCGAGCTATTCCGCCACGACGATGTCAGCGCCTTATCTGAGCGGCTTACCGTGCTCGCCCCCAAGTTAGCGGCAGCGCTGAATACCGCACTCAACGCCAACCAGCTACTGCGCGTTTACCGCTATCTGCTGGAAGAAAATGTCTCGCTCAAAGACATCGTGCCCATCGCCACCACCTTGGTCGACGCCGCCGACAACGCCAAAGACCCCATCATGCTGGCCGCCGAAGTGCGCTGCACCTTAAAGCGGCAAATCGCCCAAGCCATTCTGGGCAATAAGAGCGGAATTAAAGCCTTTAACCTCAGTGCCGAGCTGGAAAACATGCTTTTAGGATCGCTCAGCCAAGCCCAGCAAAATGGCAAGGTAGCGCTGGATAGCTTCCCCATCGACCCCAATGTACTCGGCCAGCTGCAAAGCAATATGCCACTGGTGCGTGAGCAGCTCAAACAACAAAGCGCCCCGCCTATCCTGCTGGTCATGCCACAAATCCGCCCCCTGCTCGCCCGCTACGGCAGACTATTTGCACCTGGGCTGCATGTGCTTTCTTATAACGAAATTCCAGATAATTATGATGTGAGTTTGGTGGGGACGATGGGGTGA
- a CDS encoding flagellar biosynthetic protein FliQ, producing the protein MITPDTAVDLVNQSLYVVVKLVILLVLPGLIVGVLVSLFQAATQINEQTLSFLPRLLVTLAVIALAGHWIVGQLMTFCIEIFNNAAMLVG; encoded by the coding sequence ATGATCACCCCTGATACCGCGGTTGATCTAGTCAACCAAAGCCTTTATGTGGTGGTGAAACTGGTGATTTTGCTGGTGCTGCCGGGGCTGATTGTCGGCGTACTGGTCAGCCTGTTTCAGGCCGCCACGCAAATTAACGAGCAAACCCTCAGCTTTTTACCCCGCCTGCTGGTCACCCTCGCCGTCATCGCCCTTGCTGGGCATTGGATCGTTGGCCAACTGATGACATTTTGCATCGAGATTTTTAATAATGCGGCGATGTTGGTGGGGTAG